In one window of Enoplosus armatus isolate fEnoArm2 chromosome 7, fEnoArm2.hap1, whole genome shotgun sequence DNA:
- the ubxn6 gene encoding UBX domain-containing protein 6, producing the protein MKKFFDDIKKDIKFKSAGPGKKLTEDPSKKAEVVQSSSSAKNNRHVPTEGAQRAGAAALARIEQHQRPKVHTSHDAIRNQVKRELEAEAAALAEKEKAATAEGSKVPVKDPACLSVSGVYFTCPLTGATLTKSEREVHIKEAILMRFEEDAVEASVMMVHTFNKDREKVKAAVDIMSKYVDNICKNPTEEKYRKIKVSNKVFQEKVRCMEGCREFLQALGFISIMLPIDGQEEEEEFLVLPEQSPDDLELMKERRDRLQRGEPVRAQLDRQPQAFRPSPNAQCFDLPPEFYNLTAEELKKEQQQRSEVVEKNAMLRTKAMREKEEQRERRKYNYTLLRIRLPDGNLLQGTFYAWDRLPVLFGFVRESLVDGWQPFELIAPGSQKLQESEEVALAECNLVPAALLTFAWDAAVQADIAAAGGKSPSLLKPQLLETIRTMS; encoded by the exons ATGAAGAAGTTTTTCGATGATATTAAGAAAGACATCAAATTTAAATCCGCGGGACCTGGGAAGAAACTAACAGAAGATCCCAG TAAGAAGGCCGAGGTGGTGCAGAGCAGCTCAAGCGCCAAGAATAACCGCCATGTTCCCACTGAAGGAGCCCAGAGGGCTGGAGCTGCAGCCCTGGCCAGGATTGAACAGCATCAGCGGCCGAAGGTCCACACCTCTCACGACGCCATCAGGAACCAGG tTAAAAGAGAACTGGAGGCAGAGGCGGCAGCACtggctgaaaaagaaaaagcagctaCAGCAGAG GGATCCAAAGTGCCAGTGAAAGATCCCGCCTGCCTCTCAGTCTCAGGTGTGTATTTCACCTGTCCGCTAACTGGAGCCACTTTAACTAAGAGTGAGAGGGAAGTACACATTAAAGAGGCCATTTTAATG CGGTTTGAAGAGGATGCAGTTGAGGCCTCTGTTATGATGGTCCACACATttaacaaagacagagagaaagtgaaggctGCTGTGGACATCATGAGCAA GTATGTTGACAATATATGTAAGAACCCCACAGAGGAGAAATACAGGAAGATTAAAGTCAGCAACAAGGTGTTCCAG gaGAAAGTTCGTTGCATGGAGGGCTGTAGAGAGTTCCTGCAGGCCCTGGGCTTCATTAGCATCATGCTTCCTATAGACGGTCAAG aggaggaagaggagttccTGGTGTTACCAGAGCAGAGTCCCGATGACCTGGAGttgatgaaggagaggagggatcGTCTCCAGAGAGGAGAGCCAGTCAGAGCTCAGCTGGACAGACAGCCTCAAGCGTTCAGACCATCTCCCAACGCCCAATGCTTCGACCTGCCGCCTGAGTTCTACAACCTGACGGCGGAGGAGCTcaagaaggagcagcagcagag gagTGAGGTGGTGGAGAAGAACGCCATGCTGCGCACTAAAGCcatgagggagaaagaggagcagagggagagaaggaaataCAACTACACCCTGCTCAGGATCAGACTGCCTGATGGGAACCTGCTACAAG GGACCTTTTATGCGTGGGACCGGCTGCCTGTGCTGTTTGGGTTTGTGCGGGAGTCCTTGGTGGACGGCTGGCAGCCCTTTGAGCTCATTGCTCCTGGAAGTCAGAAACTTCAGGAGTCTGAAGAAGTCGCTCTCGCAGAGTGTAACTTG gttcctgcagctctgctcacaTTTGCCTGGGATGCAGCTGTGCAGGCGGATATTGCCGCTGCAGGTGGAAAGAGCCCCTCCCTCCTCAaaccacagctgctggaaaccaTTCGGACCATGAGCTGA